One window from the genome of Paenibacillus azoreducens encodes:
- a CDS encoding chemotaxis protein CheC produces the protein MDVLREVGNIGAGNAATALSRLLNKPVDMAVPKVQLLPFEEISEMVGGAEQIVIAIFLRVEGDAPGNLFFILSPDAAKGLLKRLVGMHPETDGFLNEMEQSALCEIGNILAGSYLSSLADFTKLAMSPTVPALAMDMAGAILSYGLLQFGQMGDDALLIDTTFLEGNHEVEGQFFLIPDPDSFAKIFRSLGVPVDHD, from the coding sequence ATGGATGTCTTGCGGGAAGTTGGAAATATTGGTGCCGGCAACGCTGCTACCGCGTTGTCCCGGCTCCTGAACAAGCCCGTTGACATGGCGGTGCCAAAGGTGCAGCTTCTGCCATTTGAAGAAATCTCCGAGATGGTAGGAGGGGCCGAGCAGATTGTTATTGCCATTTTCCTGAGGGTAGAGGGGGATGCGCCGGGGAATCTGTTTTTCATCCTTTCCCCTGATGCTGCCAAAGGCCTGTTGAAAAGGCTGGTTGGCATGCATCCCGAAACAGACGGCTTCCTTAATGAAATGGAGCAGTCAGCCTTATGCGAGATCGGTAATATTTTGGCGGGATCCTATTTATCCTCATTAGCCGATTTCACGAAATTGGCCATGTCCCCGACCGTCCCTGCACTTGCAATGGACATGGCTGGGGCGATCCTTAGTTACGGCCTGCTGCAGTTCGGACAAATGGGAGACGATGCCCTTTTGATCGATACGACATTCCTTGAGGGCAATCATGAGGTGGAGGGCCAATTTTTTCTGATTCCTGATCCCGACTCATTCGCCAAGATTTTCCGATCATTGGGAGTACCGGTGGATCATGATTGA
- a CDS encoding chemotaxis protein CheW, with the protein MSEEIKVIVFKLGSEEYGIEVDKVQTIERMLPITRVPKTYAFVKGVINLRGVVIPVIDLRGRFGLEESEYSDQTRIIIVAVNDMEVGFIVDSANDVIDLQKDRIETPPEVVGGIKAKYLDGVAKIGDDRLLIMLNLSEVLNKNEIIQLESLEE; encoded by the coding sequence ATGAGTGAGGAAATCAAAGTCATCGTATTTAAACTGGGCAGCGAAGAATACGGAATAGAAGTAGACAAGGTTCAGACGATCGAACGCATGCTTCCTATAACGAGAGTCCCCAAAACCTATGCGTTTGTGAAAGGGGTCATCAATTTGCGCGGAGTGGTTATTCCGGTAATCGATCTGCGCGGGCGCTTTGGATTGGAAGAAAGCGAATATAGCGATCAGACCCGGATCATTATCGTTGCGGTGAATGACATGGAAGTCGGCTTTATCGTTGACTCCGCGAACGACGTTATTGATCTGCAGAAGGATCGAATCGAAACGCCGCCTGAAGTGGTGGGAGGCATTAAAGCGAAGTACCTGGACGGGGTAGCGAAAATCGGCGATGACCGCCTGCTGATTATGTTGAATCTGTCCGAGGTGCTGAACAAAAACGAAATCATTCAATTGGAAAGCTTAGAGGAATAG